A segment of the Ischnura elegans chromosome 13 unlocalized genomic scaffold, ioIscEleg1.1 SUPER_13_unloc_1, whole genome shotgun sequence genome:
GTTCTAGTTGACGGTATGAAGGGTTTACTCAAATTGGTTACTGAAATGCACCTGGCATGCATACTCGCTGGAATGATACACCATTTAGATATTGCATTTGTTGACATTTTTCCTTAAGCAAAAAGTTCAGGAGACACGTAATTCATTATTGTTTACACGAGTAGTGTTTTATAATGATGAGCAAATACCCAATAGGGATGGTGAGACGTAGTAGTGAATGCATGAAGAAGTCATGGAttgtttatttgtattttgaagGAGCTGGGTAGCAAAATAGTGCAAGGCCACCCACTTAGCTCACTCTGCATTAAGACAATATGCCACTAACTTTCACTCGAACTTGTCTGCTCAAGGTCTGATATCTTTTTTATGTTCCTCTCATTCCTTGCTATGTCTCAATGTgtattattaatgaaatcaatgatgttttctgggttgaaatcGTACACATTTTGCCAATAGCCTAAAAATATTGTTACACTTGTATCACGATTGTTCTCATTTTACCGTTAACTAATCTATTCATAGGCGCATAATTTATTGTCGTTCACACAAGtattgttaaaaatgatgaggaaatacCCAGTTGGGAATGGTAATAATGATAAGTTTTCATTGGTTAattattgtctttttatattgtaaaatattgtcataCAACTGTCACAACtcttttactgaaaaattttcctttcgcatatcgtagttattttaatttaatcaatcCTTTGTTAgtctattatttgatttttgtggactgtatCTTAAGAATACATTTCTCTTTATAGATAAACTAGATGGTAAAGTAGGATGGACATGGGAAGTGTCTAACCTAAGGCATCTGACTTAGGAGTCTGTGTTATGGTTGCTGCTACCATGTGCTTCCAAATATCCTTGTGATTGTTGTGTTTTAGGGTAACCTGTTTCTTACTGTAATTATGTACCTATATGTGTTAAACAAATGACAATAAACTGCATCTGTATACAAAACATTTCCGGCTAGTATTAGTACTTAATAGTGAATCCACTAATAAATGTAGGGAAttatatttccattagaattaccaacaattccatGGTATCTATGTCTCATTGGTCCCTgtggtatttaaaaatttgttactGCAAATTTTTGCTTATGTATGGCTAGGACTATATCCAGAGATAATATTTTCTAGAGTATAATACTTTCAATATAATACGGCATTTATATACACTCAATTGCAAATTATTAAAAGGCCCAGTTTCCATAAGTAATGATGGTATGGCTGATGCATAgggtttttacagatttttaggAATGGACTTTAGAAAAGTCTTTTAATAACCACTGTAGGTATATGAAATAAGTAAAGaattttaggatatccaatttcaccctttttaacccagagcttcttcagggaataataaaattttagacttctcaattaaaaacttttctaatCATTCATAATCATTGTGGCAGCTATTTGTTTTACCCTTAACCgtttcgcgccgaatgcctcacctttgcggcgaggattttcttccctaaataacgaatgccacaccagtgcgtcctgaatgttcttaccctaaacaacgaatgccgcgcctgtgcggcacaggtcgaaaaaagtgaccgtcgcggacacaatagacccacggacgcggtcgcccctcacgatccgccttagcgcaaGCCCAGTCCCATcatcggccgctcaggtcgaccctttcctatcctctacACGccgtcaactactgttatttgcagtgtgttttccaaaaaaatatttgttgcttacttttgaaattaaatgctagaaatgaattcatctttttttgctgaccacatggaaagttcaaacaaaattctaacgttaatcgcaacggagttatagaacaactagtacaTATACTAAATCCGTCAAGATCAACAtcagaacttcgtttaaaatatctgcatgctcagaaaaaaacacagaattcattttgaatgaaaataaatcggTGCgagccacaaatattttaatatattttgcattaacattttagccagttgaccgccgactcgtgctaggaaggggcttttaatccttctaggttgtgggacagaggccgagaaaagggatcggcgccctctgagttggatccaaaaatggttagggagggaaccactgccttcagttgacgcgaaaaagcttcgtacaagggagtaaagaaaactttcaagacaCTCGCATTGAGaaagaatttccctgaaccaaggtccggcgtgaaagggttaaagttAGCAAAACAAAATTAAGGGTAGTTTAAATCTTTTCTGAACTGAGCTGAAAATGTGTGTGTTTTTGATGTGATTTTTGAAGTTGTAATTCTATATTTGTATCCCCAtgtgaagcaacattgggttacagTGGGTTAAGATTGGAACCATAGCTTATCTTTTGGCATATTCACTACAACTTTTATGTCATCGTTGGCATAGGACCTTAAAATCCCAAATACCAATGGCTGAAGTAAAGGATGCTAGTGAGTCAACTATTGAGATAAAGTTTTGATTTGCCCATTATTCTTTCATAGTGAAATGTTCACCTTCTTCACACTTATCGAATTAATACAAATCAAAGACACGATTGATTGGTAATCAGGACGAAAAACTAGGAAGGATAACACGTTCGGCCAAACACCACTATTTCCATTAAATGAtactctttttccttattttagctgtaaaaataaaaattattatccatTATTATATAATTCATATGTTTTTTCTCACATTGTCCCGGAAAAATGTTGAATTGGTTGtgaatttctatattttaaagaaactatttatGTGCCTAACCATTTTCTTGAAAAAGACATCGAAATTTTGATAATGCAACCAAACAATATGGttgttttctttgatttttttattgcttaaatggaaaggctcctggagtacgtatttcacacattttttagatttttaattgacaatttctatttttcgcgattaaatgaagggtgaaaaatttcaagtgcgggaaaacgcgacggcaaaatatcaatgctgggaaaactccacgtgacgtcattctggttcccgctgttgccatgtgaggtgaccttggggtgagaatatgtgcgccgctgagatgcaggttgctagcaggtagcgctcggcttaaataaggattattaataccctatcaaacgaaggaaactttccgaccgtaggcagtttagTAGATGGTTATTGAGACatggttccctgagctctgtgcctcatgcatgcattcgtaatctcagacgatgtaaaactcctatctactcgtatggaaacaagggccctgtgacgtcacttggggTGCAGTCCGTTGAACGCTACTACTTCTTCGCAGCGCCACAGACGAGATCCCAAGCGGTCCGTCATTCACTACGGAGCGCTTCAGGTTAAGGTTTGACGTCGGGAAACGTAATACACCCATTTCTCGCTCCGCTTCAGACACTCCCGTAAAAACTAGGGTCTGCGAACGAGCGAGTCATATTTTGGCGGATATTCGAAGGGAATTCACCGAGGCTATGGAGAGTGTACTAACGTTGCCGTTATTGGACGCCTTTTTTCTGTAAAGGTGACTACGAAGTAGGCTCACATAGTagatagatgtaaatttaatagtgattaaaataaatatgtagcaaGCACTATATCTCCGtagacattctcgtatctcccccaaaatgaagtCAAATGACTCTGGAAGCAACCGTAacattcaaaaggcaacaaaacATTATTAAAAGGGACATGTACTATAAGAAAGGATTGTATGAACATATATCGACAcatcaactcatgccataaataaaaatctaaagaaaaattggataaacatggaatggattaatgttttataatagttgtcagccataataagttaatatgtttcaagtgagaaaacggtagagtacctactttttcctgtACTAGGGTAATGATTTTATAttagaaggggtaggcgagggtaggtgtgagaaatatggtccaaagtttcttgctttactttgtggaacctcgctATTGgaagataaaattcattaaaatgatattggaaaatatttatcattattcaatgaccataatcgcctcaattttaatttaaaaccatttcttcgatttcataataCCAGTTTtcccgccctcgttcatttccgccattttgactttaCTCCTGActggtccgaaaagaaattctcgtagcaaacgtagcgcctatggaccggtgctccggagcactttcgtctgtagcgtctggtggCAAAAATAGCATTTATTGGACCGCAcccttggagtggcatcgcatgggcgccaacctggcctttttcaaatgcagttaaaattgaccattgccatcgtctgaactgggatttttacaaccaaataatttgtatattatgaatacaataatggtgggcaacgaatcacaatcaattcctttcgttttctttgatgaaggaaactaccctattgtgtaacCATAGTCTTTCTTATTTTCTACAATCGAAGCCCCAACACCTTCGAGTGTAACCTTCTGTCATTTTCGGCCGAATAAATGAacaggatagtttccttcatcagagaaaacgaatggcattgattgcgattcgttacccaccattttttttattcataatatacaaattatttggttttagaaatctcagtttagacgaatggcaatggtcaattttatcctcatttaaaaaaggccagattggtgcccataccatgccactccacgtgacatcacagagacttagtttctatacgaatagataggagttttacatcgtctgagataaccaatgagTAGAGGCAGGAAGGGGGTTCCAGGACACTTCCGGTCGGCCGCCATCTTGGAAAACCGCAAACAAATGAAAGCGAGGTCGATGACGTCATCAAGATGATGAAATTACCAACTTGATGACGTCATATATGACGTCACCGAATTGATAAGAGCATCATCTTGATGACGTCATCGACCTCGCATTCATTTGTTTGCGTTTTTTCCAAGACAGCGACCGACCGGGAAATGAACAAGGAACCACCCTTCCTGGCGTCTACTTTGACGAGCAATAACCTAAGTacataaaatagtgaaaatacaCCTCCAAAATGTGGCCggtcaaaaaaaaatgaagggcgaAACAGATGAATAAGGAAGAGACGGAACaacgaaaatttttaaagctAAGCAATGAGGAAATTTGAGAAAGGGAATAAGAGGTTACTCACGCAGTACTAATCCCGTAAACGTGCCGCCCAATCGCGCCGGAGACCCTCGCCAATTCAACCGTGCGCAGGCTCAGCTCGATGGTGAACGTTGTGATTCGCCCGAAAAGATGAAATGTCCATTCCTCGAATTGTCGACGTGACGTTGAGCTGGTTAGCGTCGCAGGTTGTTTCTCGTACGAATGCTGTGCCTCGACTGGCCTTACTTAGTCCACTCTCGTTGTCGCATCCCTGTGTCCCAGCAGTGCGCATGCGCGTTAAATTTCGCTTGGGAATGAGAGGGGAAAGGAGATAAGGACCCTCCCCTACTGCTACCCCTCCACGGACTCCAGCAGTGCGCATGCGCGTTAAATTTCGCTTGGGAATGGGAGGGGAAAGGAGATAAGGGCCCTCCCTACTGCTACCCCTCCACGGACTCCCCTCAAGCATTAACGGATGCTGCTCGTACGACTGCTATGACTGCActgaactttttttttctctctccgcgcATACTCCATAATTTTTTACAAGAATGAATAATGGTGCTGTTCCATGTCCGACCCAGGAGGTAGCACCGCGGACTCGTTATCCCTTTGTTTATCGTGGCGGATTCCCCCTGGAAACATACATTTCCTCGAGGCATATCTCCACtacggaaaattatttttcgaaagaATAAAAGGATGTTGATGGAAAACGAATTGGGTGAGAGTCGATGTATGACATTTCGACGCTggtcgaaaataaaaaaaggaataaatgaacaaTGTCGGGAAGAGTTGATGTATGACAGTTTGTCGCTggtcaaaaataaagaaatggatGGAAATTGATGGAAATCGTTTTTGAAACGAGAGAGAGTCACTTCTTCGCCCTGTACAGAATGATCTCCAATGTCCTCACCCTTTCTCCTACGTACAGGACTTTCGAATCTCCTCCGCTATCACCTAGGTGTGCGTTCACCTTCTTAGAGTACTTAACTTCGATACGATCACGAGCCGGCAGATGCACATCAATCCAAAATTTCAGCTTATCGAGACTCCTCAGCATACCAAGGTCTAACGGCTCTATCTTTCCTTGTGCACTGAGAAATCCCCGGAATGTGATCATATCCCCCATCAACCAGACGCTTGAATGAAACAATTGAGTTCGGCATACTGCCAGCCTatcaaaacgaatttttaactCAAGATCCAGGGGTTCATCTTCGGGTGCGATGTGAACAGGTATTGCATATAGGTCGGCGTGACTTTTGCCTTTTTTGTACTCCACAGCGACGCCTCCAATTGTCACCGAGTGCATGTAGTAACGGATTCCCGCCCTCTTACTCGCGATAGACATGTTCACAGATGAAGGATGACACTTATTAGTAAACGTGCAGCTCGCAGAAAACGACCACAAACTTTAGCGTTCTGAGGCGCTGTCCCTTCTCAGCTCCGCTATGTTCGTACTTCACGGACGACGTCGAGTGATCCGTGTAAAACACAGGTTTGTTGGTAGAGTGAGCTACGCCGTCGGTGCACGTTCGTGATGTTGGGAAATACGGGTTTGTTCTCTCTTCGCAGACGTCCACCCAAATGATGGGATTCTGTCTTAGTGCTTGACTCCTGGTAACTGGATCCGAAGACAGCAACTCAGTCAAGGGCACGACGTTAAATCGTTCCACTCTTCCTTGAGTATCCCTGAAGCCTGAGAATGTAACTTTGCTCCCCACGACGTCAATTTCAGAGTTTTGATGCAGAAAGGTGCAGTAAAAAGAGTTGTGGAAATTTAGCGTCAATGTGAAGTCGACCTGGTACAGTTTCGATATGGAGAGAGGAACGTATATTTTGTACGTGTCCGACCCACTCCCCACCTTAAACACTTTCAAAGGCGTCTCTCCCAGTGTGGCCTCTGGACAACTCGAAAGCATAGGAGAAGGGGAGTCCATCTCGACCGTTGGATTTAACGAAACTGAAGAACTCGTGCACGTTGTTTCAAGTGTCACTGGGAATGGAGCGGCTTGAACCACATCCTGTTTTCAAACGAAGACTCAAGTTTTACTCGAGAAATGAGGAGAGGTAACCACATCCGGTTTCCGTGTAGTCCGTTGGGAAAGATGATACTGAGAATGAGgtggtattttttcaaaaaaagtccgTTGGTGATGATGAAACAATGGGGAGAGGTAACCACATCCGGTTTCCATGTAGTCCGTTGGGAAAGATGATACTGAggtggtatatttaaaaaaagtccgTTGGTGATGATGAAACAGGGGGTggggaatttcaaaaaatatttccataagaattTCAGTCCAGATGGGGCGTAGCACGCCACGCCTTGCTTCCTTGTGAAGTAAATCCTCCATAGTTTGATAGGTACCATTCCCTCAAATTTGTACAGTTCGCAAGAGCACAAACGAGATTTCCCGATGAGGAATGGAATGAGCAAACGCTCCCCCGAGGAAATTTGGATAGTTTTGGCGCTCCTAGTTCTCCGAGATCTTTCACCTCCCTCCCCACCAATGTGGAGAGGAATTTGCACTTTTCAAGCCCCTTTGCAAACAGATATTCGAATCCCTTCAAGTACATGTTGAGAATCATGGTTAAGTGATCATGTGAGAGTACACCCACGGTTGAATCCATGCCATGATGGTTCCGAACTATCCATTCGTTCTTCCTGTTCGAGAACGAGCCCGGTGCATTCTTGAACGACCACAAGCGCGTCGACCCGCTACGCACATCAATCATGGCCAATTCCTTCACCACGAATTCTCCACTGTCGCCAATTAGGGCCTGAAAGTCTACTATGCACTCACgggacatttttttctaaaaaattgaatCCCCATTCACTCTCTTTGAATCACTGTGATTAACTCCTTCAGCACATCTACTGTGACACCACTGTTATCCACTTGAGAAAGGGGTTCTGTTGGTTGATTTGCAGGCGAAGACTTCCTCTTTTTCACTTGCCTCTCCTTCTCCTGTGTGCTCCTCGCAGGCTTTCTTGAAGAGCTGACTGTGGGCTCGTTTACTTGCGCAGAAGTTTTGCTCCCCACGTTTTGTTCGTGCGTCGTCTTGCTCGTCTTTGTATTTGAGCTGGCGGTGTGTTGACAGTCTCGCACAGTACCGGTGTCGATCACTGAGTTCTTTTCTTGGTTGTTGCTCTTGCGCGGCTTTCTTTTTGAGCTGGTGATGGGTGCCTCGACTTGCACAGTGCCGGTGACTGGCTCTTTTCCTGCGTTCCTTACGCGAGTAGTTTTGCGCGCCTTTCCTTTCGAGCTAGTGGGTGTCTCGAAGCCTAATACTGAATTGACGTCTGTTCCGTCCTCAGCGACTGTGAAAATCAGGTTCTCACCCTCGGTGACGGGAGGACAGGCGAGTTCAACTTTGCCGAGTATCCTCCACGCTCTCCCGTCCTCGTCTCGCCAAATCTCCATCACAAGTGGTGAGCTGCGGACTCCACACGTTGATTATATATGGTTAACTGACGCTGTAATCGTTAACCGCGAACAGGCGATAACGGAGAGTGAGTCACTCCTTCCTTCTATGttctgctttttttcattttagttgaGAACTGGGAACAACAGCGTTGAGAATTCTTATGACAAGTGCGGGAACGACTGGTAGGGGGAGCTTTCCcaaacgaagagtgaaaaagttgaAGCAACCTGCAATCGTTCAGGTCGGTTCGCCTGGTGAAATTTTTAAGGAAGTCACCTAGGGATAGcgattttgatttaaaaaaagcatacAGACAACAGTATTCACCACATAGATCAGATTTCTCGTTTTGCAATCGAAAATGATTCCTACTGAAATGCGCGTCGACcgatttcaaaaaatttataataggTGGAACGAGTGGTTCAAATCCATAAGAATCGAAGAACTCTGCTTTTTTGGAACGGGTTATGTGCACCGCTACCCAATGACTCCCCGGCAGATTGGACGGGTCCAAGTTGATGACGTAAGTGCCAGCTCTCTTCTTGCCGGGCAACTTATCGGATGCGAAAACCCCCCGAAagcattttcttgtttttaactCTCCTGTTAATAACCTCTCTATCTGCGAGCtgtccatttttttctaaaatctaaGGTAGACCGACCTGGTTTTATCGACTTCTATCGCACTCTCGTATTCCGCATACATCAATAACATTACCGGAGCCGGCAAAGAAGACGCGAACGTGATGTCCACAACcaaatcaccactttcagccggTGACGTATGATCCTCGGTGCTCGATCCGTCCGGTGTGAGATCCTGCACTATAATAAAATAACCTTTCGCGAACATTTCTTTTGTTATCGTGTTACCTCTGTCCGAGTGCAGGTTTCCAATGCCATTTATCATGCTTAAGTAAGCGTGAGTGTAAAACCCAGTCAAATTATCAAAGGACATCTCAAGACCCTGTGATGGGATTGGTTGCCCATTGTAATACAGGCAGTAATTGGTGATGTTGAAATGTTGCAGTTTGAATGGATTCTTGGTGCACGAACCTACGTAAGCGTCGTGTGAGATCATAGCGAATAATATCCTTATGGGCAACTTGCCTTGCACGAGTCCTCCTTGATTGAAATAACGGACGCCTCTCTGTATGGTGAACGTTTTAATGTCGGTTCTTCTGTATGGATAGACTGCGTTATTGGTGAGCAGATATTTCTCATCTGATAATAATCGTGTATGAGAAACGTTATAATGAGTCATGTACAGCGTAGCGTCCAAAATTTTCAGCTTGGACTGTTGAGATTTTTCCTTGATGTAGAAAGCGTCTTTGGccagagaaaacttcattttcacGTCAACACCATTCAACATGAACTTCTCCTGATTTAACACGTCGGAGAATATCCTACCTTCCAATTGCACCACCCTACTATTCTTGAACATCTTCTTCCGTTCCGCATACCCCTCGTTTTCCAAATCCTCACCCTCACCATCCAAAACCCAACCCGCACATTTGAGATGAGTGTTCGAGGCATCCAGACCATAGTTAAGTATTGTTTCTAGATATGCTCTGTAATGGTAATTTGATTCAAAGGGTGTCACCAAATGCCCATTCATTTCCACGTTACATTGCGAGAACATAGAATGCAAAATGTTATTTACTACACCGGGTTGGTCTTCATCGGACGAAGTGTAATCGGAGCCATCTAACTTGGTGAGTTTCACCTTCAAGCTCAGTCGAGCACTGCTCAAATCCTTATATGTGGCACTACCTCCATCCCGCACGTGAAATTCAATCGTAGTCGCTGAATCTAGAGAAGTCGTAGGTTTGTGGGGAATTTCT
Coding sequences within it:
- the LOC124172532 gene encoding uncharacterized protein F54H12.2-like, producing MTTVLHSSLDLFSVKLEQHEITGRREIPHKPTTSLDSATTIEFHVRDGGSATYKDLSSARLSLKVKLTKLDGSDYTSSDEDQPGVVNNILHSMFSQCNVEMNGHLVTPFESNYHYRAYLETILNYGLDASNTHLKCAGWVLDGEGEDLENEGYAERKKMFKNSRVVQLEGRIFSDVLNQEKFMLNGVDVKMKFSLAKDAFYIKEKSQQSKLKILDATLYMTHYNVSHTRLLSDEKYLLTNNAVYPYRRTDIKTFTIQRGVRYFNQGGLVQGKLPIRILFAMISHDAYVGSCTKNPFKLQHFNITNYCLYYNGQPIPSQGLEMSFDNLTGFYTHAYLSMINGIGNLHSDRGNTITKEMFAKGYFIIVQDLTPDGSSTEDHTSPAESGDLVVDITFASSLPAPVMLLMYAEYESAIEVDKTRSVYLRF